One genomic segment of Kiritimatiella glycovorans includes these proteins:
- a CDS encoding peptidylprolyl isomerase, which translates to MRNLLTSICLLSLVAVCTAAPERPAADRYAAAVNDRVITEGEVKAYIAPQIQRIRRRFQGSERIERMNEVYREGLQALIDHALILEEFDSSQYQLPQEVVNEEINRFIRENYGGDRTTFLRALKKQNETLEEWRQDFRERIKVRMMMHVHVYANADVSLGDLRRAYVSKKDEFRTPAQVKFRLIRIQRGESEEDRAAKREEIETIRRRIVEDGEPFAAVAREMSEGNRAEEGGAYPWLEPEDLAPELAAALGDLSTGEVSGVIEAEDSYYLATVEGRREPSVQPFGEVREELEERTLARKRAQVRERWLDRLRQKHVVQIFDRPESESAG; encoded by the coding sequence ATGCGTAATCTGCTCACATCCATATGTCTGCTCTCCCTCGTGGCCGTCTGCACGGCGGCTCCGGAGCGGCCGGCGGCCGATCGTTATGCGGCGGCGGTCAACGACCGCGTCATCACGGAAGGCGAGGTCAAGGCCTACATCGCGCCGCAGATTCAACGCATCCGGCGGAGATTTCAGGGTAGCGAGCGGATCGAGCGGATGAACGAGGTCTACCGGGAAGGGCTGCAGGCCCTGATCGATCACGCCCTGATCCTCGAGGAATTCGACAGCAGCCAGTACCAGCTCCCGCAGGAAGTGGTGAACGAGGAGATAAACCGTTTCATCCGCGAGAATTACGGCGGGGACCGCACGACGTTTCTGCGGGCGCTGAAAAAGCAGAACGAGACCCTCGAGGAGTGGCGGCAGGATTTCCGCGAACGGATCAAGGTCCGGATGATGATGCACGTGCACGTCTACGCCAACGCCGACGTGTCGCTGGGAGACCTGCGCAGGGCTTACGTGAGTAAAAAAGACGAGTTTCGTACACCGGCGCAGGTGAAGTTCCGGCTGATCCGCATTCAGCGCGGCGAGTCCGAAGAAGACCGGGCGGCCAAGCGGGAGGAGATTGAGACGATCCGCCGCAGGATCGTCGAGGACGGCGAACCCTTTGCGGCGGTGGCGCGCGAGATGTCGGAGGGGAACCGGGCCGAAGAGGGCGGAGCTTACCCCTGGCTGGAACCCGAGGATCTCGCGCCCGAACTGGCCGCCGCGCTCGGAGATCTCTCCACGGGCGAGGTGAGCGGGGTCATCGAGGCCGAAGACAGCTATTACCTGGCCACGGTCGAGGGCCGGCGCGAACCCTCGGTACAGCCCTTCGGCGAGGTCCGCGAAGAGCTGGAAGAGCGGACCCTGGCGCGGAAGCGGGCGCAGGTCCGCGAGCGCTGGCTGGACCGACTGCGCCAGAAGCACGTGGTACAGATTTTCGACCGCCCCGAATCGGAGTCCGCAGGCTGA
- a CDS encoding beta strand repeat-containing protein, translating to MKAAKSMIALIACAVIIGTAATAGAVTYTNEAWPDSPVFWSSNSVWKGGNVAQAGTNTVVIIENGRATSYHDLADPFELNSLVMNGTQGHTIHSNSFRFSRGSAQASIENDTSDLFIIESDVELNDAGGVVVGGTGSGDIRLKGVVSGGANDGGIIADYGGQVSLSQAATYTGDTVVRRGTFSFGSGVDGTQMTQGSDFILGEDGSSANATLETARGSGVFADTQTVTVKGEGHNVITSANGLNGDTSYDADIVLDNADLEIRIWQASGHRNLNLDGGISGTGDLVLNADPRGGTAGNINVAGANTYAGDTYIGTNGIAMEAYIRNGSAIPDTSDVYVEGLASMRIYANETIGALNGEDSGAKAGARFGGDTLTVGANDADGSFAGQLYDDVGTLNFVKTGSGRQTLTGTNTYTGTTTVNEGILQFNREDAVATDVNLNSSEAAVVASGWGTSNLLTHIDGGSSAGAVLIPGDNNETLDMGSLNISLGSDGAHTYGGDISVDSNGVYRFTGAFGDLNVASDLDGYASVLVTGGGSVTLSGTNTYTPPGVGNIQVQDDSILVLGSEQAVSDAGGRVFINGSSGGTVDLNGKTLSRDIVFDPSGTSAAYLTNASATTATMNGQIRADGDADDNNYIGGSAGDIVLNNQVQESFIKAGSNTVEIDGINNTAPEITVQQGTLKLTRSLSNWSATDFTLDGGTFNPSFGHELSIYSNSTITAASESTIQVDGISTINGTLTGSANLTKTGGSELRFGAENSGFTGNLTLADGNLMLNTNLANAAVTVQDGARLAGSASVGGQITVETGGFLRPGISPGILTAEDGLTMQDGTYTEWELIDNTESGRGTNFDGIDVTGGDMQLDGELRLILNSTESTVDFDDTFWTDDTQHVWTVASYTGAGTSEGNFDNVDVYYDGSVLGDFTTERNGDNVDLVWTIPEPAAFTMLILGLAVFRLRRVVKRS from the coding sequence ATGAAAGCGGCAAAAAGCATGATCGCTTTAATTGCATGCGCCGTAATCATCGGCACCGCCGCCACGGCGGGCGCGGTGACCTACACGAACGAGGCATGGCCGGACAGCCCGGTGTTCTGGAGCAGCAACTCCGTATGGAAAGGTGGAAACGTCGCCCAGGCGGGGACGAACACGGTGGTGATCATCGAAAACGGCCGTGCGACCTCCTACCATGATCTAGCCGACCCGTTCGAACTTAATTCGCTCGTAATGAACGGCACACAGGGCCACACGATTCACAGCAATTCCTTTCGCTTCTCCAGGGGCAGCGCGCAGGCGTCGATCGAAAACGATACCTCTGACCTCTTTATTATAGAAAGCGATGTCGAGCTGAACGACGCCGGGGGAGTCGTCGTCGGCGGCACGGGCTCAGGCGACATCCGGCTCAAAGGGGTGGTCTCCGGCGGGGCGAACGACGGCGGAATAATTGCCGATTACGGCGGGCAGGTCTCGTTGAGCCAGGCCGCGACGTACACCGGCGATACGGTGGTCAGGCGCGGTACCTTCAGTTTCGGTTCGGGGGTCGACGGCACGCAGATGACCCAGGGCTCAGATTTTATTCTCGGCGAGGACGGCAGTTCGGCGAATGCGACCCTTGAAACCGCACGCGGCTCCGGCGTGTTCGCGGACACCCAGACCGTGACGGTCAAGGGCGAGGGACACAACGTCATCACCAGTGCCAACGGTCTGAACGGCGACACCTCTTACGACGCCGATATCGTGCTGGATAACGCCGACCTCGAAATCCGGATCTGGCAGGCGTCCGGCCACAGGAACCTCAACCTTGACGGTGGCATCTCCGGCACGGGCGATCTCGTGCTGAACGCCGATCCGCGCGGAGGCACGGCGGGGAACATCAATGTCGCCGGCGCCAATACCTATGCGGGCGACACCTATATCGGCACCAACGGGATCGCCATGGAGGCCTATATCCGCAACGGCAGCGCGATCCCGGATACTTCGGATGTGTATGTCGAGGGACTGGCCAGCATGAGAATCTACGCCAACGAGACGATCGGCGCACTGAACGGGGAGGACTCCGGCGCCAAAGCGGGGGCGCGTTTCGGCGGGGATACGCTCACGGTCGGTGCGAACGACGCGGACGGTTCGTTCGCCGGTCAGCTGTATGACGATGTCGGCACGCTGAACTTTGTGAAAACCGGCAGCGGGCGGCAGACGCTCACAGGCACGAATACCTATACCGGCACAACCACGGTCAATGAGGGTATCCTTCAGTTCAACCGCGAGGACGCCGTCGCGACAGACGTCAACCTGAACTCCTCCGAAGCGGCGGTGGTCGCCAGCGGATGGGGAACCTCGAATCTGCTGACGCATATTGACGGCGGCAGTTCGGCCGGCGCAGTGCTCATCCCCGGCGACAACAATGAGACACTCGACATGGGATCGCTGAACATCTCGCTGGGTTCCGACGGCGCCCACACCTACGGCGGCGACATCAGTGTGGACTCGAACGGCGTCTACCGGTTTACGGGGGCCTTCGGGGACCTGAACGTCGCTTCGGATCTCGACGGCTATGCCAGCGTCCTTGTAACGGGCGGCGGCTCGGTGACGCTGAGCGGAACCAATACCTACACGCCTCCGGGCGTAGGGAATATCCAGGTGCAGGACGACTCCATACTGGTGCTCGGCAGTGAACAGGCCGTGTCCGATGCAGGCGGACGGGTGTTCATCAACGGCAGCTCCGGCGGCACGGTCGATCTCAACGGTAAAACGCTGTCGCGGGACATCGTCTTTGATCCCAGCGGCACGAGCGCGGCCTACCTGACCAATGCGTCCGCCACGACCGCGACGATGAACGGGCAGATTCGCGCAGATGGCGATGCCGACGACAACAATTACATCGGCGGCAGCGCGGGCGATATCGTGCTGAACAACCAGGTCCAGGAGAGCTTCATCAAGGCCGGTTCGAACACGGTCGAGATCGACGGGATCAACAACACGGCCCCGGAGATTACGGTGCAACAGGGTACGCTCAAGCTCACGCGCAGCCTCTCCAACTGGAGTGCAACGGACTTCACGCTCGACGGCGGGACGTTCAATCCCTCGTTCGGACATGAACTGAGCATCTACTCCAACAGCACGATCACGGCCGCCTCGGAAAGCACGATCCAGGTGGACGGTATCTCGACGATCAACGGCACGCTGACGGGTTCGGCGAACCTCACCAAGACCGGCGGATCCGAACTGCGTTTCGGCGCGGAGAACAGCGGGTTTACCGGGAACCTGACGCTCGCGGACGGGAATCTGATGCTGAACACCAACCTCGCCAATGCGGCGGTCACCGTGCAGGACGGTGCGCGCCTTGCGGGTTCGGCTTCGGTCGGCGGACAGATTACGGTCGAAACCGGCGGCTTTCTGCGGCCCGGCATCTCTCCGGGCATTCTGACGGCGGAAGACGGGTTGACGATGCAGGATGGCACCTACACGGAATGGGAGCTGATCGACAACACCGAATCCGGCCGCGGAACGAACTTCGACGGGATCGACGTGACCGGCGGCGACATGCAGCTCGACGGCGAGCTGCGGTTGATCCTCAACAGCACAGAAAGTACCGTCGACTTCGACGATACATTCTGGACGGATGATACGCAGCACGTCTGGACGGTAGCTTCCTACACCGGTGCAGGGACGAGCGAGGGCAACTTCGATAACGTCGACGTCTACTACGACGGATCCGTACTCGGCGATTTCACGACCGAGCGCAACGGCGACAATGTCGATCTTGTGTGGACCATCCCTGAGCCGGCGGCTTTCACCATGCTCATTCTCGGTCTGGCCGTCTTCCGCCTGCGGAGAGTAGTGAAACGAAGCTGA
- a CDS encoding Gfo/Idh/MocA family protein, producing MKQRTDRRSFLRAGAAGTIAPFLWTGRVKGAVPANDRITAAAIGTGRMGRGNLGSLLGYDEVEVVAVCDVDADRCRDARLQVEKRYASRKASGEYRGCREYRDFRDVLARPDIDAVLIVTPDHWHGLNAIEAARAGKDIYLQKPLTYTVHEGRVLSDTVRRYGRVLQVGSQQRSDPRFRFACELVRNGRIGKIRRVEVGCPLDPHTAPVAPTPAPPELDYDLWLGPAPYKPYNELRVHPAEGYSRPGWLRVRDYTVGNMTGWGSHHIDITQWALGMEHSGPRTISAWAAYEDGPWDVHQEYNVKLVYPNGVPVFFGDHRRYRQGVTFYGETGRVFVSRGALEAEPASLLQETLGAGEIHLYRSANHMGNFVDCIRSRRAPVAPVEVGHRSNTTCVISDIAARLGRPLQWDAEAEQFVNDETANRMLWRPMRNPWHV from the coding sequence ATGAAGCAGCGAACGGACAGGCGAAGTTTTCTTCGGGCCGGTGCGGCGGGCACGATCGCGCCGTTTCTGTGGACGGGAAGGGTGAAGGGTGCGGTTCCGGCGAATGACCGCATCACCGCGGCGGCGATCGGAACCGGGCGCATGGGCCGGGGCAATCTCGGATCGCTGCTCGGCTATGACGAGGTGGAGGTCGTCGCCGTCTGCGACGTTGACGCCGACCGCTGCCGCGACGCGCGGCTCCAGGTCGAGAAGAGATATGCCTCCCGAAAGGCGTCGGGCGAATACCGCGGCTGCCGCGAATATCGCGATTTTCGCGACGTCCTTGCCCGCCCCGACATCGACGCTGTACTGATCGTGACCCCCGACCACTGGCACGGGCTGAACGCCATCGAGGCCGCGCGGGCGGGCAAGGATATCTACCTGCAGAAGCCGCTCACCTATACGGTGCACGAGGGCCGGGTTTTGAGCGATACCGTGCGTCGCTACGGTCGCGTCCTGCAGGTCGGCAGTCAGCAGCGCTCGGACCCGCGCTTCCGGTTCGCCTGTGAACTGGTCCGCAACGGCCGGATCGGGAAGATCCGGCGCGTGGAGGTCGGGTGTCCCCTGGACCCCCACACGGCGCCGGTCGCGCCGACGCCCGCTCCGCCCGAGCTGGACTACGACCTGTGGCTGGGGCCCGCCCCGTACAAACCCTACAACGAGCTTCGGGTCCATCCCGCCGAAGGATATTCACGGCCGGGGTGGCTGCGCGTGCGTGACTACACGGTGGGAAACATGACCGGCTGGGGGTCTCATCACATCGATATTACCCAGTGGGCGCTGGGGATGGAACACTCGGGGCCGCGCACGATCTCCGCATGGGCGGCTTACGAGGACGGGCCCTGGGACGTCCACCAGGAGTACAACGTGAAACTGGTCTACCCGAACGGCGTCCCGGTCTTTTTCGGCGACCACCGCCGCTACCGGCAGGGCGTCACGTTTTACGGGGAAACCGGCCGCGTGTTCGTGAGCCGAGGCGCGCTCGAGGCCGAACCGGCCTCGCTGCTGCAGGAGACCCTCGGGGCCGGTGAAATACACCTGTACCGGAGCGCGAACCACATGGGCAATTTCGTCGACTGCATCCGCAGCCGCCGGGCCCCGGTCGCACCCGTCGAAGTGGGGCACCGTTCGAACACCACCTGCGTGATCTCGGATATCGCCGCCCGGCTGGGCCGCCCGCTGCAGTGGGATGCGGAGGCCGAGCAGTTCGTAAACGACGAGACGGCCAACCGGATGCTCTGGCGTCCGATGCGCAACCCCTGGCACGTGTAA
- a CDS encoding DUF6807 family protein yields the protein MSKKIFFIWMAILAAAIPAQSDPLPVTARMESEAVVVDVDGERFTEYRFVNRFNKKPYLWPLAGPLSGKSVTTESSEPYPHHNSAWFGCDHINGYDFWHHQNQPESRQISRGPEIRKSAGDRVVIEDICDWQPHEGDPVMRDYRRITVSAPDAETRFLDFAVVWVALEDVRIRKTNHSLFALRIHPELSVQQGGTLVNAAGDAGQAQTLKKNSPWMDYHGAREGGIEGAAILTHPENRWHPSPWLTRDYGFFSPTPMLWLEGGEMTLEKGEAVKLAYRVVVHAGDEKEAEIDRLWGEFARSRPLFSSAWMKTALEDLAAEVVAYEMGDSRDPLLEVRGMVDRGSADPDRRALLESYLLDWLGRPETTVAATQFIGRQLGRIGGAESVPALHRILSDDDAVRARAAGRALTLHPSPEAGRAMIDALERVAPPVRRMLIAALADRAEPRAVSALEGYISGSDPETAAAAASALARIDPRAAVRVLGPHWKRHGDDHPAFREALLQALNEVSAAHGEERKYADAAAALFAGSDRPHARIAALNALLRLDPGRGESLLVDALTGEDPDLRRQAVRLLRSPANDTMIASAVKALPDLRPGEQAAALTVLADRHAEAALPAARALLASDDPAVREAAARVAGRAGGTDDIDPLLAMLPSDAAETALARIPGAAVTSRLLDVARSSEPAGRARLIDVLAGRADPSALPAMIGWLASEDRDVRRAAADAVAALGDKDTLQEVLRILMRGQGGDVAADAAARLAKRLMPEGRASDPLLAAWRRADPSARPALIRVLGMLREDASLSALEGALDSDHEAVRDAAVRVLANWRSRAALPVLLKAARQADGLKHNVLALRGYAQILTGLRGELPPAEIEELYAQGYEAARRDEERALLSYENVAPEISDLETKSPAEYKVSRGGLWQGVPLAVDREYIFKSVPPELAGATYILTAMGDKRRTGEAFLKFRVKRPVTVYVGFDRRCTDLPDWLEGWSRPEMSEPLDAGGLPIALYAKRFDPGAVVLGGPAAPGVEAMYTVVLKYADENGAE from the coding sequence ATGAGCAAGAAGATCTTTTTTATATGGATGGCAATCCTGGCGGCCGCGATCCCGGCGCAGTCCGACCCCCTTCCGGTCACCGCCCGCATGGAATCAGAGGCGGTCGTGGTGGACGTCGACGGCGAGCGCTTCACGGAGTATCGCTTCGTCAATCGCTTCAATAAGAAACCCTACCTGTGGCCCCTGGCGGGACCGCTCTCGGGGAAATCGGTCACCACCGAGTCCTCCGAACCCTACCCGCACCACAATTCGGCCTGGTTCGGCTGCGACCACATCAACGGCTACGATTTCTGGCACCACCAGAATCAGCCGGAGAGCCGGCAGATCTCCCGCGGTCCCGAGATCAGGAAGTCCGCGGGCGACCGGGTGGTCATCGAGGACATCTGCGACTGGCAGCCCCACGAAGGCGATCCCGTGATGCGCGACTACCGGCGGATCACCGTATCCGCACCCGACGCGGAAACCCGTTTTCTGGATTTCGCCGTGGTCTGGGTCGCCCTCGAGGACGTACGGATCCGAAAGACCAACCACTCGCTGTTCGCGCTCCGCATCCATCCGGAACTCTCCGTGCAGCAGGGCGGCACCCTCGTTAACGCCGCGGGCGACGCGGGACAGGCGCAAACCCTGAAGAAGAACTCGCCCTGGATGGACTACCACGGCGCCCGCGAAGGCGGAATCGAGGGTGCGGCGATCCTGACGCACCCCGAAAACCGCTGGCACCCCTCGCCGTGGCTCACCCGCGACTACGGTTTCTTCTCGCCCACGCCGATGCTCTGGCTGGAGGGCGGGGAGATGACGCTGGAGAAGGGCGAGGCGGTGAAACTCGCCTACCGCGTCGTGGTGCACGCCGGCGACGAGAAGGAGGCGGAGATCGACCGCCTCTGGGGTGAGTTCGCCCGGTCGCGTCCCCTGTTTTCCTCCGCCTGGATGAAGACCGCGCTCGAGGACCTCGCGGCAGAGGTCGTGGCGTACGAGATGGGCGACAGCCGCGACCCGCTGCTGGAGGTGCGCGGGATGGTCGACCGCGGCTCGGCCGATCCGGACCGCCGCGCGCTGCTCGAGTCGTACCTGCTCGATTGGCTCGGGCGTCCTGAAACCACCGTCGCGGCGACCCAGTTTATCGGTCGCCAGCTCGGCCGTATCGGCGGCGCGGAGTCCGTTCCCGCGCTCCACCGCATACTCTCAGACGACGATGCCGTGCGCGCCCGCGCGGCGGGGCGCGCCCTGACCCTCCATCCCTCGCCGGAGGCGGGCCGGGCCATGATCGATGCACTCGAACGCGTCGCCCCCCCCGTGCGCCGGATGCTGATCGCGGCGCTCGCCGACCGCGCCGAACCGCGCGCCGTGTCGGCCCTCGAGGGGTATATCTCCGGGAGCGATCCGGAAACGGCGGCCGCCGCGGCGTCCGCGCTCGCCCGGATCGATCCCCGCGCCGCGGTGCGCGTCCTGGGCCCGCACTGGAAACGGCACGGCGATGACCACCCCGCCTTCAGAGAAGCCCTGCTTCAGGCGCTGAACGAGGTTTCCGCCGCGCACGGTGAAGAAAGAAAGTACGCCGACGCGGCCGCCGCCCTGTTTGCGGGGAGCGATCGGCCGCACGCGCGGATCGCGGCGCTGAACGCCCTGTTGCGTCTCGACCCCGGTCGCGGTGAATCTCTGCTCGTGGATGCGCTGACCGGAGAGGATCCGGACCTGCGTCGGCAGGCGGTAAGGCTGCTGCGCTCGCCCGCGAACGACACCATGATCGCAAGCGCGGTGAAGGCCCTTCCCGATCTGCGTCCCGGCGAGCAGGCTGCCGCCCTGACCGTACTCGCGGACCGGCATGCCGAAGCGGCGCTGCCCGCCGCCCGTGCGCTGCTCGCTTCCGACGATCCCGCCGTGCGGGAAGCCGCCGCGCGCGTCGCCGGTCGTGCCGGCGGAACGGACGACATCGACCCGCTGCTGGCGATGCTACCCTCCGACGCGGCGGAGACCGCGCTGGCGCGGATCCCCGGCGCGGCCGTCACCTCGCGGCTGCTTGACGTCGCGCGCTCTTCCGAACCCGCGGGACGGGCGAGGCTGATCGACGTGCTCGCCGGACGCGCCGATCCGTCCGCGCTCCCGGCGATGATCGGCTGGCTCGCCTCGGAAGACCGGGATGTGCGCAGAGCGGCGGCGGATGCGGTGGCCGCCCTGGGCGATAAGGACACGCTGCAGGAGGTGCTCCGGATCCTGATGAGGGGACAGGGCGGGGATGTGGCGGCCGACGCCGCGGCGCGGCTGGCGAAGAGGCTGATGCCCGAAGGACGCGCATCCGACCCGCTGCTGGCGGCCTGGCGCCGCGCCGACCCGTCCGCGCGGCCCGCGCTGATCCGCGTGCTGGGCATGCTTCGCGAGGACGCGTCGTTGTCCGCGCTGGAAGGCGCGCTCGACTCCGATCACGAAGCCGTGCGCGATGCGGCGGTGCGGGTGCTGGCAAACTGGCGTTCGCGTGCCGCACTGCCCGTACTGTTAAAGGCCGCCCGGCAGGCCGACGGTTTGAAACACAACGTGCTGGCGTTGCGCGGGTACGCGCAGATCCTGACCGGCCTGCGCGGCGAACTTCCGCCCGCCGAGATCGAAGAACTCTACGCGCAGGGGTATGAGGCTGCGCGGCGGGACGAGGAACGCGCACTGCTGAGCTACGAAAACGTAGCGCCTGAGATTTCCGATCTGGAGACCAAGTCTCCCGCGGAATACAAAGTCTCGCGCGGGGGACTCTGGCAGGGCGTCCCGCTGGCGGTCGACCGGGAGTACATCTTCAAATCCGTCCCGCCGGAACTGGCCGGGGCGACCTATATTCTCACGGCGATGGGCGACAAAAGACGCACCGGCGAGGCATTCCTGAAGTTCAGAGTGAAACGGCCGGTGACCGTTTACGTGGGATTCGACCGGAGATGTACCGATCTTCCCGACTGGCTGGAGGGCTGGTCCCGGCCGGAGATGTCGGAGCCGCTCGATGCCGGGGGACTTCCCATCGCCCTGTACGCGAAGCGGTTCGACCCCGGTGCCGTGGTGCTGGGCGGACCCGCCGCCCCGGGTGTCGAAGCGATGTATACGGTGGTCCTGAAGTACGCGGACGAAAACGGGGCCGAATAA
- a CDS encoding Gfo/Idh/MocA family protein, whose protein sequence is MDKKTVRSGIAGLGFSGSFHYENIRRVYGTGVDFRGVYDRDAEKCAAWAGERGVHAYDSLEAMLDDVDVVHVCTVASSHEAVALAALARGVSPIVEKPLTGYFGDGSGNFNGETASKETALREAMASVQRMREAEQASEGRILYAENWVYAPSIQKEREVIEKTGAQCLWIYGEEAHSGSHADTYGFWKHSGGGVTISKGCHPLTAALYLKRKEGLARDGRPIRPAAVTSRTHAITRLPGYRDEGHLRTGYHDIDDFSMVHIVFDDGTVADIFSSDIIMGGIHNWLEVAANNHRTMCNINPNTAMETYNPVESNFNDIYVVEKTGTKQGWSNPSPDEDWFTGYPQEIEAFYRAAAAGEAPESGIELGADAIATIYTAYVSDERGGAEVAVERSS, encoded by the coding sequence GTGGATAAGAAAACCGTGCGGAGCGGAATTGCGGGACTGGGTTTTTCGGGCTCATTTCACTACGAGAATATCCGGCGCGTGTACGGAACCGGGGTGGATTTTCGCGGCGTGTACGACCGTGACGCGGAAAAATGCGCGGCATGGGCCGGGGAACGCGGCGTGCACGCCTATGATTCACTCGAAGCGATGCTCGACGACGTCGATGTCGTCCACGTCTGTACCGTGGCCAGCTCGCACGAGGCGGTCGCCCTGGCCGCCCTCGCACGCGGGGTGAGTCCTATCGTGGAAAAACCGCTGACCGGCTATTTCGGCGACGGGAGCGGAAACTTCAACGGCGAGACCGCATCGAAAGAGACCGCCCTCAGGGAGGCCATGGCCAGCGTACAGCGGATGCGCGAGGCGGAGCAGGCGAGCGAGGGCCGCATCCTTTACGCCGAGAACTGGGTCTACGCCCCCTCGATCCAGAAAGAGCGCGAGGTCATCGAAAAGACCGGCGCGCAGTGCCTGTGGATTTACGGCGAAGAGGCCCATTCCGGATCGCACGCCGACACCTACGGGTTCTGGAAGCACTCCGGAGGCGGGGTCACCATCAGCAAGGGGTGTCATCCGCTCACCGCCGCCCTCTACCTCAAGCGCAAGGAGGGCCTGGCCCGGGACGGCCGGCCCATCCGGCCTGCGGCGGTGACCTCGCGCACCCATGCCATCACCCGCCTGCCGGGATACCGCGACGAGGGGCACCTGCGGACCGGGTATCATGATATCGACGATTTCTCCATGGTGCACATCGTGTTCGACGACGGCACGGTCGCGGACATCTTCTCGTCCGATATCATCATGGGCGGGATTCACAACTGGCTGGAGGTCGCGGCCAACAACCACCGCACCATGTGCAACATCAATCCGAATACGGCCATGGAGACGTACAATCCGGTCGAATCCAACTTCAACGATATCTACGTCGTCGAAAAGACCGGCACCAAGCAGGGGTGGAGCAATCCCTCGCCGGATGAGGACTGGTTCACCGGTTATCCGCAGGAGATCGAGGCCTTTTACCGCGCCGCGGCCGCCGGGGAGGCGCCCGAGTCCGGCATCGAGCTGGGGGCGGACGCGATCGCCACCATCTACACGGCCTACGTGTCGGATGAGCGCGGCGGCGCCGAAGTGGCCGTGGAGCGGTCGTCATGA
- a CDS encoding 3-keto-disaccharide hydrolase, whose product MKPGRIGRTVLILALSASCAAADGWKGGTEVPVVTGPGWDALFNGEDLTGWERVNGTASYRVEDGAIVGVCDPEASANTFLRTRDAYRDFIFTCEVRMEVPGNSGIQFRSQQRDGDGRVYGYQYELDPSPRRWSAGIYGEAWRGWMVNLKERPEAQAAFRPDHWNRVVIHARGDHLRTWMNGVPCAELFDDGLREGFFALQVHVGKRGTILWRDLRVKVLNGEDEVPAAKPGS is encoded by the coding sequence ATGAAGCCCGGAAGAATCGGTCGGACGGTCTTGATCCTCGCGCTGAGCGCCTCCTGCGCCGCCGCGGACGGGTGGAAGGGCGGTACAGAAGTCCCGGTGGTGACGGGGCCGGGGTGGGATGCGCTGTTCAACGGCGAGGATCTCACCGGCTGGGAGCGGGTCAACGGAACGGCCTCGTACCGCGTCGAGGACGGGGCCATCGTGGGGGTCTGCGATCCGGAGGCGTCCGCCAACACCTTTCTGCGCACTCGGGATGCGTACCGCGACTTCATCTTCACCTGCGAGGTGCGCATGGAGGTGCCGGGCAACTCGGGTATCCAGTTCCGCTCGCAGCAGCGCGACGGCGACGGGCGGGTGTACGGGTATCAGTACGAACTCGACCCCTCGCCGCGCCGGTGGTCGGCCGGCATCTACGGCGAGGCCTGGCGCGGCTGGATGGTGAATCTCAAGGAGCGGCCGGAGGCGCAGGCGGCCTTTCGTCCGGACCACTGGAACCGGGTGGTGATCCACGCACGCGGAGATCACCTGCGCACCTGGATGAACGGCGTCCCGTGTGCGGAACTGTTCGACGACGGGTTGCGCGAGGGATTCTTCGCCCTGCAGGTTCATGTGGGGAAGCGTGGAACGATTCTCTGGCGCGATCTGCGGGTGAAGGTGCTCAACGGCGAAGACGAGGTCCCGGCCGCGAAGCCCGGGTCTTAA